The following are encoded together in the Oncorhynchus masou masou isolate Uvic2021 unplaced genomic scaffold, UVic_Omas_1.1 unplaced_scaffold_2795, whole genome shotgun sequence genome:
- the LOC135533914 gene encoding zinc finger protein 530-like translates to MTQRWVTPRDLLQRATPRTDAHQLGIKAEDAPLYFQDGRRRLRSATSRPFNLTAFRSDPEWRPRNQKVRRFPCPDCGQFFSKTTLEFRSLVHTQYRPYSCEVCHKTFSRKAPGRPIHDAERPFACPQCGRTFTLKSNLTQHMRFHSDARPYVCSQCGRRLQDLRPPAT, encoded by the coding sequence ATGACCCAGAGATGGGTAACACCAAGGGACCTCCTACAGAGAGCGACCCCCAGGACAGATGCACATCAGCTGGGTATCAAGGCGGAGGATGCCCCCCTGTACTTCCAAGATGGAAGGAGACGCCTGCGATCGGCTACCAGCCGGCCGTTCAACCTGACTGCATTCCGGTCCGACCCAGAATGGCGGCCTCGCAACCAGAAGGTCCGGCGGTTCCCGTGTCCAGACTGCGGCCAGTTCTTCTCCAAAACCACGCTGGAGTTCCGCTCCCTGGTCCACACCCAGTACCGGCCGTACTCCTGTGAGGTTTGCCATAAGACCTTCTCCAGGAAAGCACCTGGACGACCAATTCACGATGCGGAACGTCCCTTCGCCTGCCCCCAGTGCGGCAGAACCTTCACGTTGAAATCCAACCTGACCCAACACATGCGTTTCCACAGCGATGCACGGCCCTACGTCTGCTCCCAGTGCGGCAGAAGGCTTCAAGATCTCCGCCCACCTGCCACATGA